Genomic DNA from Halobaculum sp. MBLA0147:
GAAGAGCGGGACGCGATCCGTCGCGCCGCCGTCGTCACCGGCGAGGGACGGCGCGCACAGACACACATCGCGGCGGGCGACGCCGCCCACCTCCGGCTCGTCGCCTGCGTGTACGCCGGGACGAGCCACCTCGACACCGACGTGTTCGCGGACGCGGACGTGCCGCTGACGAACGCATCGGGTGTCCACGGGCCGAACGTCTCGGAGTACGTCGTCGGCGCGCTGGTGTCGCTGGCGCGCGACTTCCGGCGTGCCACCCGGCAACAGGACCGTCGCGAGTGGAGCTCCTACCAGTGTCGGGAACTGTACGACAGTACCGTCTGCGTCGTCGGGCTCGGCGCCATCGGCACCGCGGTCGCGGAGCGACTCGCCCCGTTCGGCGTCGAGCGCGTCGGCGTCCGCCACACTCCGGAGACGGGTGGCCCAGTCGAGCGAGTGTACGGCTACGACGACTTCCACACGGCGCTCGCGGACGCGGACCACCTCGTCCTCGCGTGTCCGTTGACGGACGAGACGGAGGGCCTCCTCGACGACGAGGCGTTCGACACACTCCCCTCGCACGCTTCGCTGGTCAACGTCGCCCGCGGTGCGGTGGTGGAGACGGACGCGCTGGTGCGTGCGCTGCGGTGGAACCGTCTCGGCGGCGCGTTCCTCGACGTGACGGACCCCGAACCGCTCCCGCCGGACCACCCGCTGTGGACCTTCGAGGACGTACGGATCACCCCGCACAACGCCGGGCACTCCCCCGAGTACTACGAGCGGACCGCCGACGTGTTGGCGCGCAACGTCGCCAACCTCGTCGCCGACGAGCCGCTGGAGAACCGCGTCGTCTGAGCATCCCCGGCCCCGCTCGGTGCCCTTCCGTCGGGATCAGTCGGCGCCGTCCGACTCCCCGAGTCGCCGATCCCACGCCTCGCCCGCGGCCGCTCGTTCCTCGCGGGCCAGTCGTCCGAACGAGTCCGACTCTGCACTCGCGTCAGTGTCCGTCGGCTCCGGGTCGGCGTCTGAGAACGCTGCTCCGGCGGCCGGGGGACCGGCCTCCGTCTCTCCCGCCGGGAGCCACCAGAGTGTCACGCCGTCCGACTCCCGGCGACGGAGCAGCCCCGACGCAGCCGCGTCGTCGAGCGCCGCCCGCGTCGCGTCTCCCGGCCGGTCGAGCCTGTCTGCGACCTCGCCCGTCGTGACTGCCGGTCCGTCCACGGCCGCGACCACTCGCCGTACGTCGTCCACGTCCGGTGGCGCGTCACGCGACGCCGACCGGCCGTCCGACGTGTCCGTGTCACCGTTCACGGTCGTCTGTGGGTCGTGATCCCTGATAAGTGCCTAGTCGGAGGCGTCTCGACACACCCCGTCTCGTCGGGTCGAACCGGGGCCCAGCGGCCACAGTCACGCCCCGTCGCGGCCGTCCGACTCGGCCTCACCCTCGTCGGCACTCGATCCGTCTCCGTCACCGCCTGTGTCCTCGACGGCGTACGCCTCGAGCGTCTCGCGGTCGATCTCGTCGAGGACCGCCTCGTTGGTCGCCGCCAACTCCACCGGCGGCGCGACGCCAGCCTCGTGGGCCTCGATCCACCGCGGGACACAGAGACACCAGCGGTCCCCGTCCGACAGCCCCGGGAAGTCGAGGTGTTCGCGCGGCGTGATCAGGTCGTTGCCGCGCCGCCGCGAGAACTCCAAGAACTCCTCGGTGACGACGGCACACACCTCGTGGCGGCCGGGGTCGCCGTCCAGACTGCGACAGAACCCGTCGCGCAACGCCCCCGTCGCGGGGTCGGTACAACACGGCTGGAGCGGCTCGCCGAACACGTTCCGGTCGGGGGCGTCGTCCCCGTCGGTCCGGTCGGCGTCCGCATCGGTGTCGGTCGGCACGTCCGCTCGTTGGACCGCCACCCGGAAGTCCGTGTCCCTGCCGGTGGTCGTCTCGGCGGTGCGGTCGTCTCGGCGGCGTGATCGTCTCGACACGACGCCCGTCCGCCCGCGGAGGAATCCTTTTGCCCGATGCGGGGGAAGCGTCGGGTATGGACGTCGACAGCCACGCCGAGGAGCTCGCCTCCTCCCTCGGTGTCGACAAAGAGGAGGTCAGAGCGGACCTGGAGAACCTGTTGGAGTACAGCGTCCCCATCGACGAGGCGAAACAGTCCGTCCGACGGAAGTACGGCGACGGGGGCGGCGGCGACGCCAGCCCGTCGGCGGTCGACGTGGCCGACGTGGAACCGGACGGCGGCAACGTCACCGTCACCGGCCGCGTGTTGACCGTCGGCACCCGGACGATCCGCTACGAGGGGACCGACTCCACCATCCGCGAGGGGGAGATCGCCGACGACACCGGCCGGATCAGCTACACCGCCTGGCAGGACTTCGGCTTCGAACCCGGCGACACGGTCACCGTCGGCAACGCCGGCGTCCGCGAGTGGGAGGGAGAGCCGGAGCTCAACCTCGGCGAGTCGACGACGGTCGCGTTGGAGTCCGAGGCGCTGGAGGTGCCGTACCCCGTCGGCGGCGACCGCGACCTGCT
This window encodes:
- a CDS encoding D-2-hydroxyacid dehydrogenase, with protein sequence MEIVVTRQSIHGMPASDYAAALRERLPDHEVTLARTPDEERDAIRRAAVVTGEGRRAQTHIAAGDAAHLRLVACVYAGTSHLDTDVFADADVPLTNASGVHGPNVSEYVVGALVSLARDFRRATRQQDRREWSSYQCRELYDSTVCVVGLGAIGTAVAERLAPFGVERVGVRHTPETGGPVERVYGYDDFHTALADADHLVLACPLTDETEGLLDDEAFDTLPSHASLVNVARGAVVETDALVRALRWNRLGGAFLDVTDPEPLPPDHPLWTFEDVRITPHNAGHSPEYYERTADVLARNVANLVADEPLENRVV
- a CDS encoding DUF2237 family protein, coding for MPTDTDADADRTDGDDAPDRNVFGEPLQPCCTDPATGALRDGFCRSLDGDPGRHEVCAVVTEEFLEFSRRRGNDLITPREHLDFPGLSDGDRWCLCVPRWIEAHEAGVAPPVELAATNEAVLDEIDRETLEAYAVEDTGGDGDGSSADEGEAESDGRDGA